One genomic window of Manihot esculenta cultivar AM560-2 chromosome 16, M.esculenta_v8, whole genome shotgun sequence includes the following:
- the LOC110603488 gene encoding transcription initiation factor TFIID subunit 8 — protein sequence MKPKPKQKKPQTHSPIAADSSNDFAFQLTKIAVSQICQSLGFKSTQLSALENLTQVTTLYLKTLAKAATSYSNASNRTQSNVFDIVNALHDIYSIRGFTGGSTIDKSNSLLSSCVSNDLSVFVHSTKEIPFFKAILREGNTISPRRSWNLKGTHIPMWLPEFPDEKSYVKCKENNGDERMGLWENSELERTSASGGTGNKEKKKIDDGGDLPAERGRVRFRIGQVAKRNWVSRSRVDGSVFIEF from the coding sequence ATGAAACCAAAACCAAAGCAAAAGAAACCTCAAACCCACTCTCCAATAGCAGCAGACTCATCGAATGATTTCGCATTTCAATTAACCAAAATCGCAGTCTCACAGATCTGCCAATCACTGGGTTTCAAATCCACACAGCTCTCAGCCCTTGAAAACCTAACTCAAGTAACCACCCTTTACCTGAAAACCCTAGCCAAGGCCGCCACATCATACTCCAATGCATCCAATCGCACTCAATCCAACGTCTTCGACATCGTAAACGCCCTCCACGATATTTACTCAATACGAGGTTTCACAGGAGGCTCCACCATAGACAAGAGCAATAGTCTCTTAAGTTCATGCGTATCAAATGATCTATCCGTTTTTGTCCACTCCACCAAAGAAATCCCCTTTTTTAAGGCCATTCTGAGAGAAGGGAATACAATTTCTCCACGTCGAAGTTGGAATTTGAAGGGAACGCACATTCCCATGTGGTTGCCGGAGTTTCCAGATGAGAAATCATATGTGAAATGCAAAGAAAATAATGGAGACGAGAGAATGGGGTTGTGGGAGAATTCGGAATTGGAGAGGACGAGTGCCAGTGGTGGAACTGGgaataaagagaaaaagaaaatagatgATGGTGGTGATTTGCCAGCGGAGAGAGGGAGGGTGCGATTCAGGATTGGGCAAGTGGCGAAGAGGAATTGGGTGTCTCGCTCGAGGGTAGATGGTTcagtttttattgaattttaa
- the LOC122722089 gene encoding uncharacterized protein LOC122722089 codes for MIGQLTLQQGIHQPAATAHPQPVANPVAANPMVVNPMPANPQQNYQEGYRIKVDLQNFSGSLDVESVLDWLVEVERFFEIMNVEEERKVPIVAYKLKGGRAAWWNSIQNERYRKRLEPIRNWVLMKQMFEQRFLPSDHAQVLYNRYHDCVQGNRRMDEYTEEFLRLQARCENCENEAQQPRQQQYNRNFNYRNSSSTGTQQYRGNYSGQPSKVVNSGNPPNTMEERRDSKGKAVTTTIDKGGRTNPYQKPTEDICYWCRQSGHRSNNCPERRGDNTDCRQVNIVEQVAETDKEVDDDDGSIAGSKDGEVTYVENDDIEVIFGNLNTIQGYNHVEIFVELDKIEVEAAY; via the exons atgattggACAATTGACCTtgcagcagggaatccaccaacccgccgccACCGCACACCCCCAACCAGTTGCCAATcctgtggccgccaatcctATGGTCGTCAATCCTATGCCTGCAAATCCCCAACAGAACTATCAGGAAGGTTACAGGATCAAggtagaccttcaaaacttttctggttcaTTAGATGTtgaatctgttcttgattggctggTAGAGGTTGAACGCTTCTTTGAAattatgaacgtggaagaggaACGCAAGGTTCCAATTGTGGCCTATAAGTTGAAAGGGGGTAGAGCAGCCTGGtggaattcgattcaaaacGAACGCTATCGGAAGAGGCTGGAGCCCATACGAAACTGGGTGCTGATGAAGCAGATGTTTGAACAACGGTTCTTGCCTAGCGATCACGCTCAGGTTTTatataaccggtatcatgactgtgtacaAGGGAACCGAAGGATGGATGAGTATACCGAGGAGTTTCTAAGGCTGCAGGCGAgatgtgaaaactgtgagaacgaggcccaacag ccacgACAGCAGCAGTACAACCGAAATTTCAATTACAGAAACTCTAGTTCAACAGGGACGCAACAATATAGAGGCAACTACAGTGGGCagccttctaaggttgtaaacTCTGGCAACCCTCCGAATaccatggaagaaaggagagacagtaagGGCAAGGCAGTCACTACTACAATAGACAAAGGAGGCAGgaccaatccttatcagaagccaACGGAAGACATATGTTACTGGTGCAGGCAATCTGGTCATCGATCGAATAATTGTCCAGAACGTAGAGGAGATAATACTGACTGCCGGCAGGTTAATATAGTTGAGCAGGTGGCTGAAACTGACAAGGAAGTGGATGACGATGACGGATCTATTGCTGGTTCTaaagatggagaggtcacctatgtg GAGAATGATGATATTGAAGTTATATTTGGCAATCTAAATACAATTCAAGGTTACAATCATGTGGAAATTTTTGTTGAGTTAGATAAAATTGAAGTTGAGGCAGCTTATTAG